gagggtgagggtgaggggcgGCGCTCAGGCACTCGCTGGGGCAGGTTCTGccactgccgccgccgccgccactggCTCCTTCTGCACCAGCTCAGGCTCGTCCTCACCGTCCTGGGGAGGGTGGACCAGAACCTTGTCCAAGATGCCAAACTCCTGGGCCTCCATGGGGCTCATGTAGCGGTCCCTCTCCATGGCTGACTCTGCGGGGGAAGCAGAAGTGGGATGAGGGTGGTTAAGAGTGGAGTCCCGGGGCCACGTCCGGGTCCCCAATCCGCCCAAGTccttcctgtgtgaccttggcctccctgtctctgtgcctcagtttccccatcggtAAAATACCtgtttcagttgtgtgtgtgtgtgtttttaacttATTGATGTGTAAAGGCACATCcaggaaagggtatggatcatggAAGTGGACAGTATGGTGACTTTCAGACTGAACCCACCCACGTGGCCGGCACCTAGATCAGAGCCCCCCGAAACCCTGTCGGGGCCATGTCTAGTCACTAACTCTCCCCACCCACTACCCTAACAGTGGTCTAATGGCATGGATCCGTTATGCCAGTTTTTGCCCTTTAAACACAtaaccacagggacttccctggtggtccagtggttaagactctgtgctactactgcagggggtgcaggttcgatccctggtcggggaactaagatccccgcatgctgcgtggcacggccaaaaaaaattaattaattaattaatttaaaaagtaaataaataaacacataaccACAGAGCATTTACTCCTTTTCCCACTCAGCACtgtgtttctgagattcatccagaCTGTGGACTGGTCCTCATGGCTGTACGGCATCCCACCTCATGACTAAACACCACCACTGACCACTCATTGCCCTGCTGTCAGGCATTTCGGTATTTTCCTGTTTGGGGCTATAGGAATGGGACTGCATTCCTGACTACATCTTTGGACAGAAGCACTCAGTTCCCTCAGTTATACGCCGAGCAGAATAACCACGTGTCTTTCTGTGTGTTCAGCCTCAGTGCCTGACAGCTTTCGGAAGTGGCTGTATGGTTTTCACTGCCAGCTGCAGTGTATAAACGTTCCAGTGGCTCCACGCTCCCCTCAGCACTTGGGGGTGTCAGTATTTTCTATTTGAGCTGTTCCAGTGGactgaaatggtatctcattgtggcctTGATTTGCCTTTCCTGATGATGTCATTATTAAACATCATCACTAGAAATGATGAGCCTCTTCTTGACTTCTGTTTCTTGACCATTTGGAATATTCTTTGTGGGAGACCCTGTTCAAAACCTTTGgacctatttcatttttttgttttggccgcgCCGcatggcttgcagaatcttagtttcccgaccagggattgaacccgagccctcggccatgaaagcacggagtcccaaCTGCTGGAAAGCCAGGGAACCCGCTGGACCTAGTTCAATGAAGTTTTTGGGAGGCTCCTGTAAATGGGTCTTTTTAAAGTGCTCAGAACAGGGGTTCTCAACGGGGGTGGGTTCTGATCCCCAGTGGATGCTGGGCTatgtctggagacagttttggcCGTCACAACTGGaggtgctgctggcatctagtgggcagcGCCCGGAGATGTGCCACACCTCCTACAGGGAGGCCTCCATCACAGAATGATCCAGCCCTGGTGTCAGCAGCACAGAGGTCCAGAGGCCTGACCCGTACGTATGTGTTGGTTACAATAAAAGGGAGCAGCTGGGGGCCTGTGTGCGGCAGGAGGGTGCTCACCGATCACCTGCAGGCTCTGTTTGGTGTGCTTGGCGTAGATGCTGTAGAGCTGCTTCTTGAGTTTAATGATTTCCTCCGCCTGGATGGCGATGTCTGTGGCTTGGCCCTGGGGGGACGTCCCAAGAGGGAGAAGGTTGGGATCAGCATCTGCCACTCACGGGGAGACTGGAGATGGGACTCGGGAGCCTGCCCTGGGCGTCGGCTGCCAGTTTTCAAGCAGGTGGGACAGGGCTTTGTGAGTCCCTCCACAGCCTGCTTCAACCTCACcgcctccaggaaggcttccgGTATTAACTCTATGTTCTTATTTTctgcagctggggcttccctgaccAGGAGGAACAGCCCCTCCCAGGGCAGCTAATTCCTAGAGATTTTGAGCCGCTGCCCAGAGTACACTTTTCACGTGCAAAGCAGCCAATCCAAGCCCACATCCCCAACACCTCCTCTATTCTCACACCCTGGGTGACCATCCCCCTGCCCCATCGCCCCAGGGTACCAGACAACTAGGGACAGTCCCTACACCCCAGAGCCCACTGCAACTATTCACACTAGCCAGTCTTAAGCCTCGCTCATTCCTGCCCGCATGAACCACGATGGAGGCTCTTGCCTGCATTCTCCTCCCGACCAACCCTGGTGCCTCTCTCTCTGCGTGGCCCCCATGGCCTGGCACACTCCCTCCTCTTGGGATCTGTGAGTAACAAACTGTCTTTTCAATGGCAGCCCTCTCCTGACCTCTTGGCTTCACTATACCTGCATATTAATAAAAcctactttttttgttgttgttggccaagccacgtggcttgcggcatcttagttccctgatcagggattgaacccgtgccctcggcagtgaaagcgtggagtcctaaccactggaccgccagggaagtccccaaaacctacattttaaaacattcacaCCCCCACGTGACTTCCGTCTGTCCGGCTGGTCTTTCTGTCtagacccccacccccatccccacccccatccccaaagcagctcaTGGGGCCCAGCACTCACCCGGGCGCCCCCGGAGGGCTGATGGATCATGATGCGGGAGTTGGGGAGCGAGTGGCGCATGCCCGGGGTGCCAGCGGCCAGAAGCAGGGAGCCCATGCTGGCCGCCTGGCCCACGCACCACGTGCAGATGGGGTTCAGGATGTACTGCATCGTGTCGTAGATGGCCAGGCCCGAGGTCACCACGCCACCTGTGGGTGGACGGGGGCAAGTGAGGGGCTGTGCCCTCCTTTCCCTagggcagcctgtggccctgGGGAGGGCTGGTGAAGCCCTTTAAAGCCGGGGTCCCAAACACAAGTACTACCAGGGATAGGAAGGTGACAGAAGCAGGTGACACAGGCCAGGTGGGAGCAAAAAATGAGGACTTGCTCGCGAGTGAGCTGACAGTTGCCACACGTGCAtgtgggcccagggcaggggccagATCTGCCAAATTTTCAAGAGAAACTAGAAATTGGGAGCGTAGTGGCTAAGAGCGaaggctctggagccagcctgTCTGGGTTTGACCCCCGTCGCTGGGCAGTTTCtcatgtgtgaccttgggcaagttactcagaCTTTTGGAGCTACAGTGCCTCCTTGTAGACCGGAAATAACTAAATAGTACCGATCACATGAGGTtgtgtgaagataaaatgagttaaatgcctataaagtgcttagaaaagtgcctggcacagtaaaCGATCAATCAGGATTGGctattcagggaattccctggcggtccactggttaggattcggcacttCACTGCCATgcgcctgggtttgatccctggtcagggaactaagatcccgcaagttgCAGGgcacggccaaaacaaaacaaaacaaaaagtttggCTATTCTCCCTTTTCTTGTGGGGGCAGGGTGGAATCTACCAATTTAAAAATCTCGACAACCAAGTCAGGTCGGTAAAAACGTTatttgtggacttccctggtggtacagtggttaagaatccgcctgccaatgcaggagacacgggttcgagccctggtccgggaagatcccacatgccacgaagcaactaagcccatgggccacaactattgagcctgcgctctagagcccgagagccacaactacggaagcccgcgtgccacaactagtgaagcccgcgcgcctagagcccgtgctccgcaacagagagaagctaccgcaatgagaagcccgcgcaccgcaaggaagagtagcccccgctcgccgcagctagagaacatctgcgtgcagcaacgaagaccaaacgcagccaaaaataaataaataaatttattaaaaacaaaaaaaacacgtTACTTGTGAGATCAAACAGGCAGGTTCAGGTGCCTGTTTAAAAGCAAGGGAAGAGGCAGCTTTTGGAGGTTTCAAGGCATTTTGGGGGGGACTCTGAAGGAAGCTCTGCACCCTTTCTTGCTCCAGAGAGAGGACATCCCTGATTGGGGTCTCAGTCCCCAGGAGGACCCTGGCACCGGGGGAAGGCCCTGCTCACCGGGGCTGTTGATGTACATGTGGATGGGCTTCTTGTTGCTCTCCGATTGCAGGAACAGCAGCTGTGCGATGACCAGACTGGCGACACTGTCGTCGATCTGCaagtggggcggggcggggtgtcCCCAGATAGGGTGAAGGCTTAAGGGAGGCAGTTATGGGTCGGTTGAGGATGAGTCAGGGCACCAGAATGGGGGTCAGAGCCCAAGGAAGATGGATCAGGAAGACTTCAGGACCCAGGAGGTGATGTGGTgcgtgggggtggaggtgggggcggATCCGGACCCAGGTGGTTTGGGTTACAGGAAGGGTGGGGTCAGTGCACACTGGGCCCAGGAAGGGAAGGGGTAAGGAGGCTGGGGAGAGTGATTGGAGCCCAGGATTGGGGAGGAGGGTCATTGGTGAGGGAGCGAGTCAGAGattaggaagggagaagggagaagggagaagtcAGAGATTTAAGGAAGGCTTAGAAGGGGTACTAAGGGCCAGGAAGGAGGATCAGAGGGTTTATGTGCCCAGGAAGGGGGGGGTGTTGTCAGGTTGGGACAAGAGCGGAGCCTAGGGAGGAACGTCAAGGGGGGTAAGTCCGGGCATCAAGGACgtgtgagggggaggggagcagggggtCTGGGCAGGCGCAGGGGAGGATCCGCGCACGGGGCACTTACCGGGCCCATGACGCACACGATGCGCTCCCGCAGCAGCCGAGAGTAGATGTCATAGGCGCGCTCGCCGCGACCCTGGAGGAGAAAGATGGGGGTGAGGGTCAGGGGCCCTCCGTGCCCCAGCCCTCTCACCCCCGGGCCGTGTCCCCGCCTGGCCACTGTACCGTCTGCTCCACCACGATGGGAACGAGCGGGAGAGCCCGGGCCGCCGTCGCGTGCAGGCTCCGCTGCAGGGCCAGGCTGTTCTCGGGTGTCCGCTGCGGGGGAAAGCGGGCGGCGAGGCGAGACCCCAACGCGGGGCACAGACCTGCTGCAACCCGGACCCCCCCCACCAATATTTGGGGCCACATCGCAGCGCAAGTTCCTCTGCAAGATGCCGGAACTACAACTCTCGGCGTGCTCTGCGCCCGCGGCGCTTGCTCAGGAGGCCGCCCACTTCCGGGAAGCGTGGGGGCACGTTTAGGGGTGGGGCGAGGGCGGGGCGGAACCTGAAAGAGTGTGGCCAGAGAAGGGGCGCTGGAGCGGAGTCGGTAACTACTTTAAAGCCGCcagtttgagtctctttcccaaAGAATCGTCAGAGTTTTCTGCTCTTCCTTGCTTATTTCAAAAATcaattccggggcttccctggtggcgcagtggttaagaatccgcctgacagtgcaggggacacgggttcgagccctggtccgggaagatcccacatgccgcggggcaactaagcccgtgcgccacaactactgagcctgcgctctagagcccgcgagccacaactactgagcccgcgtgcctagagcatgtgctccgcaacaagagaagccaccgtaatgagaagtccacgcaccgcaacaaagagtaaccccccttcgcggcaactagagaaagcctgcgtgcagcaatgaagacccaacgcagccaaaaataaaataaattaattaattaataaaaaatagttaaggGGTGGTGGCGTAAGGGGAGagtcctgggttcaatctctaCCCCACTACTTACTTCCTGGGGCCTTGGGTGAGGATCTGAACGTTTCATAACTGCATTCTCCTCACCCGACAAATGGGGAGAATCCTCTTCTGGTCAAGTGATTAGGTACATCATAAAAGTCTCTCTCTGTTACTttaccccctacacacacacagacacacacgcatgcacgcacacacacatgcacacacacacaggctcaaAAAAATGCAGTCCATCTGGTAGACCAAGCCTTTAAAATTCGGTATTCATGACAGGAACACAATAAAAAATGGTGGGAAACCATGAGGGTTTCTAAACTTAAGTAATTCAAATGTGTGCCAGCTATACAATCATgaataattttattctaaatcccctcatttaaaacatttaaatacatttattttaaaatagaaaatttaaatgactgCCATACATGGAAAAATGGAATGACATACCAGAAACTGAATAAAAACGCACAGTGAAAGCAAAACACTGCTTGTAAGTGGGAGGAGAGGAGCCCCACTTCTCCATATGCTCCTGGTAAGCTGCCCTAGATATTCACAGCTGACTGCCTCAAAATGCCAGTAGAACCATCAGCTAAGCCCATCGGACCCCTGACCCATTTCTGCCAGTTTCTCAATGAGGCCACGACTCCATCACCCAAAGACCACAACTCTGTACGTCCCTATTTTTTACGTTCTCCCTTCGCTGTCCAAGTTGGTTTAAAGTCAACTCTATTGAAGTATGATGtccatttaataaaatgtatccattttACGTGTACAGTttgatgggttttgacaaatcCATGGTGTCACCATTACCCCAATCAATAcagagaatatttccatcacaccCAAAAGAATCCCCTGGGTCCCTTTGCAGTCAACCCCCATCCCATCCTCATCCCCAAACAACCATTGATCCAATTTTCTGTCACTCTAGATTAGATTTCTCTTTACtagaatatcatataaatggaaccatatagtatgtagtcttttgtgattggcttctttcattcagcatgatGTTTCTGAGATTCACTCGCGCCTTTGTGtatattcattgattcattcattcctcttcatggctgaataatattccattgtatggatgtaccagagTTGATCTGTtctggacatctgggttgtttacagtttggggctattacaaataaaggtgCTCTGAACATTGGTGTATAAGActgtggggaaagaaaagaaaagagggaattccctggcagtccagtggttaggactctgcactctcactgccaagggcccaggttcaatccctggtcggggaactaaggtcccacaagccatggcatggccaaaaaagaaaaagaaaagagaactgaactttaccaaaaaaaaaaaaaaaaaaaaaaaaaaaaaaaagattttgtatgAGCATACATTTTTGCTTCTCATGGGTAAATACCAAATGTGGAATGGCTAGATCATATGGAAAGTGTATTTAACTTGGGAAGAAACTGCCACAtcattttccaaagcagctgcaccattttatatgcCTAGCAGCAACctctgagagttccagttgctccacatcctcaatATCGTTTTGTATGGATGAGTTACTGTTTTAAAATCTTAGTTCTTCCAGCAGGtggtgtagtgatatctcatggtggttttccTGTTCATTTCCCCAATGACTAATgcttttgagcatcttttcatgtgccttgtggccatctctgtgtcttcttttgcAAAGTATCTGTTCCAAACCCTTTgccattttgtttgtctttttttttttttttttttggtcgtgccaggtggcttgtggaatcttagttttctgaccagggatcaaacccgtgccccctgcagtggaagcacagagtcctaaccactggactgccagggaattcccttgtcttcttcttattgagttgtaaggGTTCTTTATGTGTTCTGGCAATAAGCCCTCTGTCAGATATATGTATTCCAAATACCCTCTTCCAGTTAATGGCAtgccttttcatttcttaaatggTCCTCCTCAAATCTTGAGATGCTTCAGTTGTGCCAGAAGTCATGGTCCTTCATAAGCAAAATTCCCTCTATTCTCAATGTCTTCAGAGGTCATTCTCTTTACCTTCTCGCCCTAACAGATGCCTGGCTCTTTCCCAAGGACCGGAAGCTCTTAAGTCGTGGCTATTTTTTTCTCCAACTCTTTGCACTTTTGTGCCTCTTGTGATGAAGTGGGTGTCTTTGCCCCATCATTGCTCCTAACTCTCCCCTCAAACTCTGCAGCTTCGAATCTCAGGCCATCAAACAATTCTCTCTACTACCTGTCCTTGCTGCTTTGTCCATCAACCCTCAGGTCACCCCCTCCATTACTATTTTCCCTCCGGGTTCTTTTCTTGAAAACTCCTCTGGGCATAATTCTTAGTGACTTCAGGATCCACGTGGGCCAGGGCTTCCCAACactggcactgttgacatttggagCCACGTCATTCTTGCTTGTGGGGTCTGCcctgtgcattgtgggatgttGAACAACATCCCTGACCCCTACCCACCCAATGCCAGTAGAAAACCCACCACCCCTAagtgtgacaaccaaaactgtcTCTAGGTGTGATCAAGTGTCCCCCGGGGGGCAGACTCACCCTTGATGGAGAACCATGGAGCTTGATGATCCTTCCAGGTGTGTGACTTTCAAATCCTTTAACTCTTCTCTCCCAATGACCTTGTCCTCCCCTCTACCTCAACCTCCAGCTCTCATGGTCTTATTTTAGACCTTGACGTGTACAGAAGTTGCATCCCTTTCCGTATTCTCAAACACTCCACTCATTGACCCacacttcttttctttccatctcaCTCCTTTTGGTGTTCCTGTTCAAACAATCCCTTAGCTCTGCTAGAACCTGTCATCCATGGATCATTGCCCCCTTCCCCTGTGCCCTCACCCAGTTTAGAGCCATGGTCTGTCATTACAATCCCTCCTTGACATATACCCTCAACTCCCTCCTCTATCTCTTCCTTCATCCCATTGACCTGGCTGGACTTAGTTAAAGCCAACTCTCCATCCACTCCTCACCTGTACCTGGGCAGTCTTGCACACAGCCGTGCCGCCTGGTCTCCCTTGAGACTCTAGACCTCTAATCCGCTGCTCAGCACTCCTACCACATCCCCCAGTCCCTTCACTCACCAACTCTCTCATAGGTTAATGTCCTACCTTCCATCTCCCCTCAAGCCTCCCCCTTCCTCTTGACTCTCAGCTCTGAACCTCATGGCCTACCTTCTGCGAAAACAAAGCCACAGGAGAGAACTTCCGCAGCATCCCAGCACACCTACCCATGTCCCTTCATCTGGGCTGTCAACGTTGCCTTCTTCTTTGTTATTGTGACGGAGCTGTCCGTGCTTCCA
This window of the Mesoplodon densirostris isolate mMesDen1 chromosome 3, mMesDen1 primary haplotype, whole genome shotgun sequence genome carries:
- the CLPP gene encoding ATP-dependent Clp protease proteolytic subunit, mitochondrial; translated protein: MWPQILVGGVRVAAGLCPALGSRLAARFPPQRTPENSLALQRSLHATAARALPLVPIVVEQTGRGERAYDIYSRLLRERIVCVMGPIDDSVASLVIAQLLFLQSESNKKPIHMYINSPGGVVTSGLAIYDTMQYILNPICTWCVGQAASMGSLLLAAGTPGMRHSLPNSRIMIHQPSGGARGQATDIAIQAEEIIKLKKQLYSIYAKHTKQSLQVIESAMERDRYMSPMEAQEFGILDKVLVHPPQDGEDEPELVQKEPVAAAAAVAEPAPASA